A part of Amycolatopsis lurida genomic DNA contains:
- a CDS encoding cryptochrome/photolyase family protein, protein MSSPPALWLFGDQLGPHFHSTPEHRDREVLMIRSATAFGRRRFHRQKLHLVEAGMRRLVADLGGRARIVDAPTYTDGLRRFGKPVVVHEPGSHAADALVRRLREQGIVTDILPTPGFVLSKQDFSAWISGRRRYLMEDFYRDQRRRFGILLEPDGEPVGGKWNYDHDNRRPPPGRSTLPVPAPWHPKENAIDQDVRADLDRAESEGAIHPVGVDGPRRFAVGHAEAVRALRRFLDHRLATFGPHQDAMLHADWAMSHALLSVPLNHGLLDPLDVVRKAEERYRDGTAPLASVEGFVRQVLGWREWVWHLYWHLGPDYSDRNVLRAHEKPPSWWWELDADAVEAACLRSALTGVRDRGYAHHIERLMVLGNHALQRAYDPAELTDWFATAFVDGFPWVMPANVIGMSQYADGGIVATKPYAAGGAYINRMSDHCGGCVFDPKKRVGASACPFTAGYWAFLDRNAKRLEGNPRMRQPLDGVKRLSDLSAVVAQESDRRGF, encoded by the coding sequence ATGAGCTCCCCGCCCGCCCTGTGGTTGTTCGGCGACCAGCTCGGACCGCATTTCCACAGCACACCGGAGCATCGTGACCGTGAGGTCCTGATGATCCGCTCGGCCACGGCCTTCGGGCGCCGCCGGTTCCACCGGCAGAAACTGCATCTGGTCGAAGCCGGGATGCGGCGGCTGGTCGCGGATCTGGGCGGCAGAGCCAGGATCGTCGACGCGCCGACCTATACCGACGGCCTGCGCCGCTTCGGCAAGCCGGTGGTGGTGCACGAACCCGGCTCGCACGCCGCCGACGCACTGGTCAGGCGGCTCCGCGAACAGGGCATCGTGACGGACATCCTGCCTACGCCGGGCTTCGTTCTGTCCAAACAGGACTTCTCGGCCTGGATCTCGGGCCGTCGCCGCTACCTGATGGAAGACTTCTACCGCGACCAGCGGCGCCGCTTCGGAATCCTGCTCGAGCCGGACGGTGAGCCGGTGGGCGGAAAGTGGAACTACGACCACGACAACCGCCGCCCGCCACCCGGCCGGTCGACGCTGCCGGTGCCCGCGCCCTGGCACCCGAAGGAAAACGCGATCGATCAGGACGTCAGAGCCGACCTCGATCGCGCGGAAAGCGAGGGGGCGATCCATCCGGTCGGCGTCGACGGACCACGCCGGTTCGCGGTCGGCCACGCCGAGGCCGTCCGTGCCCTGCGCCGCTTTCTCGATCACCGGCTGGCCACGTTCGGGCCGCACCAGGACGCCATGCTGCACGCGGACTGGGCGATGTCGCACGCCCTGCTCTCGGTACCGCTCAATCACGGCCTGCTCGACCCGCTCGACGTCGTCCGGAAGGCCGAAGAACGCTACCGGGACGGGACGGCGCCACTGGCGAGCGTCGAAGGCTTCGTCCGCCAAGTCCTCGGCTGGCGGGAATGGGTGTGGCATCTCTACTGGCATCTCGGGCCGGATTACTCGGACCGCAACGTGCTCCGGGCGCACGAGAAGCCGCCGTCGTGGTGGTGGGAGCTGGACGCCGACGCGGTCGAGGCGGCCTGCCTGCGGTCCGCGCTCACGGGTGTCCGTGACCGCGGGTATGCCCACCACATCGAACGGCTCATGGTGCTGGGCAATCACGCTCTGCAGCGCGCCTACGATCCGGCGGAGCTGACGGACTGGTTCGCCACCGCCTTCGTCGACGGCTTCCCCTGGGTGATGCCCGCGAACGTCATCGGGATGAGCCAGTACGCCGACGGCGGCATCGTCGCGACGAAGCCTTACGCGGCGGGCGGCGCGTACATCAACCGGATGAGTGACCACTGCGGCGGGTGCGTGTTCGACCCGAAGAAACGCGTCGGCGCGTCGGCCTGCCCGTTCACCGCCGGGTATTGGGCTTTTCTCGACCGCAACGCGAAACGCCTGGAAGGAAACCCGCGTATGCGGCAGCCGCTCGACGGAGTGAAGCGGCTGTCCGACCTGAGTGCCGTGGTGGCGCAGGAGAGCGACCGCCGTGGGTTCTGA
- a CDS encoding SRPBCC family protein, which translates to MIRVERSLTVATPAPLVAEYLADFAHAVEWDPGTVSCVRVDDGEIDVGTRWRNVSEFRGKRTELTYRLTRLDPGRITLVGQNRTATSTDDFTLHSGPAATTVRYRATIVLHGLAKLASPFLKREFERLGDEVAPELAARLEQLGPG; encoded by the coding sequence ATGATCCGCGTCGAACGCAGTCTCACCGTCGCCACGCCCGCACCGCTCGTCGCCGAGTATCTCGCCGATTTCGCTCACGCGGTCGAGTGGGATCCCGGCACCGTGTCTTGTGTCCGCGTCGACGACGGCGAGATCGACGTCGGCACGCGGTGGCGCAACGTCTCGGAGTTCCGTGGCAAGCGGACCGAGCTGACGTATCGGCTCACCAGGCTGGACCCCGGCCGGATCACCTTGGTGGGGCAGAATCGCACCGCGACCTCCACCGACGACTTCACCCTGCACTCGGGTCCCGCGGCGACCACCGTGCGCTATCGGGCCACGATCGTCCTCCACGGCCTGGCGAAACTCGCCAGCCCGTTCCTCAAGCGCGAGTTCGAGCGCCTGGGCGACGAGGTCGCCCCCGAACTCGCCGCCCGGCTGGAACAGCTCGGTCCCGGATGA
- a CDS encoding TspO/MBR family protein, whose amino-acid sequence MALAGFLAVVAAVAVTGALAATRAKTVYSGLTLPAWAPPSWLFGPVWTVLYIMIAVSGWSYWRARGDRRGLGWYAAGLLLNAAWTPLFFAAGAYTAALADIIALDLVIVVTVLVFRRKSPLAAALQVPYLAWTLFATALNAAILVLN is encoded by the coding sequence GTGGCACTCGCCGGCTTCCTCGCCGTGGTCGCGGCGGTCGCCGTGACCGGAGCGCTGGCCGCGACGCGGGCGAAAACGGTGTACAGCGGGCTCACACTGCCGGCGTGGGCGCCGCCCTCGTGGTTGTTCGGTCCGGTGTGGACGGTTCTGTACATCATGATCGCCGTGTCCGGCTGGTCGTACTGGCGGGCACGCGGTGACCGTCGCGGTCTGGGCTGGTACGCGGCCGGGTTGCTGCTCAACGCGGCGTGGACACCGTTGTTCTTCGCCGCCGGGGCGTACACCGCCGCACTGGCCGACATCATCGCCCTGGATCTGGTGATCGTCGTGACCGTGCTGGTGTTCCGCCGGAAATCCCCGCTCGCGGCCGCGCTGCAGGTGCCCTACCTGGCCTGGACGTTGTTCGCGACGGCACTCAACGCCGCGATCCTCGTCCTGAATTGA
- a CDS encoding cupin domain-containing protein has translation MTIVIEYPPGDAGTPPHRHPGPAFGYVLEGEMVFELEGEPPRVVRAGEAFWEPGGDVIHYQDGNNRADIPVRFTVTMLCEPGKPMVDLVTEEELRAKGWSRK, from the coding sequence ATGACCATCGTCATCGAGTACCCGCCGGGCGACGCGGGTACGCCGCCGCACCGTCACCCCGGACCGGCCTTCGGCTATGTGCTGGAGGGCGAGATGGTCTTCGAGCTCGAAGGCGAGCCGCCGCGCGTCGTCCGGGCGGGCGAGGCGTTCTGGGAACCGGGCGGCGACGTCATCCATTACCAGGACGGCAACAACCGCGCTGACATTCCGGTGCGGTTCACCGTCACCATGCTCTGCGAACCGGGCAAGCCGATGGTGGACCTCGTGACCGAGGAAGAGCTCCGGGCCAAAGGCTGGTCGAGGAAATGA
- a CDS encoding sigma-70 family RNA polymerase sigma factor — protein MGLGVADSGVGTELGGADDLETATAVFTQVRPRLFGIVYRMLSSVTEAEDLVQEVWLRWQTYDRSTVVNPEAFLATITTRLAINVLQSARKRRETYIGPWLPEPVDTGADPYLGAERGEALEFAALLLMEKLTPNERAAYVLREAFDYSYTQIADILSATEPAVRQLVSRARKHIAGERRTPVTAAEQRELLTTFLAAARSGDLTALERLFTPDVTSLSDGNGRKGIARTPLVGAARVAKFLQAISTWFWDGVEVRWAITNGQTSAVLCQDGAVYGLLTVSASTEGIDQLLWLVNPEKNGAVSIVG, from the coding sequence ATGGGGCTTGGGGTGGCGGATTCCGGGGTGGGTACCGAACTCGGCGGCGCGGACGATCTCGAGACGGCCACGGCCGTCTTCACGCAGGTGCGGCCGCGCCTGTTCGGGATCGTCTACCGCATGCTCAGCAGCGTCACCGAGGCCGAAGATCTCGTGCAGGAGGTCTGGCTGCGCTGGCAGACCTATGACCGGTCCACAGTGGTCAACCCGGAAGCGTTCCTGGCCACGATCACCACCCGGCTGGCCATCAACGTCCTGCAGTCGGCGCGGAAGCGGCGCGAGACCTACATCGGGCCGTGGCTGCCCGAACCGGTCGACACCGGCGCGGACCCGTACCTCGGCGCCGAGCGCGGTGAGGCCCTGGAGTTCGCGGCCCTGCTGTTGATGGAGAAGCTCACCCCGAACGAACGCGCCGCCTACGTGCTGAGGGAAGCCTTCGACTACTCCTACACGCAGATCGCCGACATCCTGTCCGCGACCGAACCCGCGGTGCGTCAGCTGGTCAGCCGGGCCCGCAAGCACATCGCGGGCGAACGGCGCACGCCGGTGACCGCGGCCGAGCAGCGCGAACTGCTGACCACCTTCCTCGCCGCCGCCCGCTCCGGCGATCTGACCGCGCTGGAGCGGCTCTTCACGCCGGACGTGACCAGCCTGTCCGACGGCAACGGCCGCAAGGGGATCGCCCGCACGCCGCTCGTCGGCGCGGCGCGGGTGGCGAAGTTCCTCCAGGCGATCTCCACCTGGTTCTGGGACGGCGTCGAGGTGCGATGGGCGATCACGAACGGGCAGACCTCCGCCGTGCTATGCCAGGACGGCGCCGTGTACGGCCTGCTCACCGTCAGCGCCTCCACCGAAGGCATCGACCAGCTGCTGTGGCTCGTCAACCCCGAGAAGAACGGGGCAGTGTCCATCGTGGGCTGA
- a CDS encoding FAD-dependent oxidoreductase, translated as MADHQIATSVLVIGTGGGGLRAAIELAERGVDVLAVGKRAKSDAHTTLAAGGINAALATMDPEDSWQQHAADTLKESYLLADPETVRIVTENAARGIEDLERYGMPFAREEGGKISQRFFGAHTYRRTAFAGDYTGLEIQRTLVNRAAQLGVPILDTVYVTRILVRDNVVFGAYGFDLADGTRYVIHADAVILAAGGHTRIWRRTSSRRDENTGDSFRLAVLAGARIRDAELVQFHPSGLIAPENAAGTLVSEAARGEGGVLRNALGERFMARYDPDRMELSTRDRVALAAYTEIKEGRGTPGGGVWLDVSHLPRETIMRRLPRVYQTLLELQMLDITREPIEIAPTAHYSMGGVRVRPEDHGTGVEGLYALGEAASGLHGANRLGGNSLIELLVYGRIVGEAAARYSRELGAQQRSPSAMEEARREVDELLAADGSENVRALQRTLRNTMTEHAGVVRDEAGLRAGLAELDELEGRMRDIGVHPDIAGFQDLAHAFDLKAAVLAARATLESALERRETRGCHNRADHPEPDESLRVNLVWSGPGQVEREELPPIPEEIASLMRDVSTAGKLVE; from the coding sequence ATGGCCGACCATCAGATCGCGACGTCCGTCCTCGTCATCGGGACCGGCGGGGGCGGCCTGCGCGCGGCGATCGAGCTGGCCGAACGTGGTGTCGACGTGCTCGCGGTCGGCAAGCGGGCGAAGTCGGACGCGCATACGACGCTCGCCGCCGGTGGCATCAACGCGGCGCTGGCCACGATGGACCCGGAAGACTCGTGGCAGCAGCACGCGGCGGACACGCTCAAGGAGAGCTACCTGCTGGCCGATCCCGAGACCGTGCGGATCGTGACCGAAAACGCCGCCCGTGGCATCGAAGACCTCGAACGCTACGGAATGCCCTTCGCACGCGAGGAGGGCGGGAAGATCTCACAGCGGTTCTTCGGCGCGCACACCTACCGCCGGACCGCGTTCGCCGGTGACTACACCGGGCTGGAGATCCAGCGAACACTGGTCAACCGGGCCGCGCAGCTCGGCGTCCCGATCCTGGACACGGTCTACGTCACGCGGATCCTGGTCCGGGACAACGTCGTCTTCGGCGCCTACGGGTTCGACCTCGCGGACGGGACGAGGTACGTGATCCACGCCGACGCGGTGATCCTCGCCGCGGGCGGGCACACGCGCATCTGGCGTCGCACTTCGTCCCGGCGGGACGAGAACACCGGTGATTCGTTCCGGCTCGCCGTGCTGGCCGGTGCCCGGATCCGGGACGCCGAACTCGTGCAGTTCCATCCGTCCGGCCTCATCGCGCCGGAAAACGCGGCGGGCACCCTCGTCTCCGAGGCGGCACGCGGTGAAGGCGGTGTGTTGCGCAACGCGCTCGGCGAGCGGTTCATGGCCCGATACGACCCCGACCGGATGGAACTGTCCACTCGCGACAGAGTGGCGCTGGCGGCCTACACGGAGATCAAGGAGGGCCGGGGGACACCGGGCGGCGGGGTGTGGCTCGACGTCTCGCACCTGCCACGGGAGACGATCATGCGCCGGCTCCCGCGGGTTTACCAGACCCTGCTCGAGCTCCAGATGCTGGACATCACCCGGGAACCGATCGAGATCGCCCCCACGGCGCACTACTCGATGGGCGGTGTCCGGGTCCGGCCGGAGGACCACGGAACCGGTGTCGAGGGCCTGTACGCCCTCGGCGAGGCGGCGAGCGGCCTGCACGGCGCGAACCGGCTCGGCGGGAACTCCCTGATCGAGCTGCTGGTCTACGGGCGCATCGTCGGCGAGGCCGCCGCGCGCTACTCCCGTGAGCTGGGAGCGCAACAGCGGTCGCCGTCGGCGATGGAGGAAGCCCGGCGCGAGGTCGACGAGTTGCTGGCCGCCGACGGCTCGGAGAACGTGCGTGCCCTGCAGCGGACGTTGCGCAACACCATGACGGAACACGCAGGCGTGGTTCGCGACGAGGCGGGCCTGCGTGCCGGACTGGCCGAGCTGGACGAACTGGAAGGCCGGATGCGGGACATCGGCGTGCATCCCGACATCGCCGGGTTCCAGGACCTCGCACACGCGTTCGACCTCAAGGCCGCGGTGCTGGCGGCGCGCGCCACTCTCGAGTCGGCGTTGGAGCGCCGCGAGACACGTGGCTGCCACAACCGCGCGGATCACCCCGAACCCGACGAGTCGCTGCGGGTGAACCTCGTCTGGTCCGGGCCGGGACAGGTCGAGCGCGAGGAGCTTCCCCCGATCCCGGAGGAGATCGCCTCGCTCATGCGCGACGTCTCCACCGCGGGCAAGCTCGTCGAATGA
- a CDS encoding SDR family oxidoreductase: MKIVVIGGSGLIGSKLVRKLGEHGHEAVPASPDSGVNTLTGEGLAEVLDGAQVVVDVSNSPSFADDAVLDFFRTSTGNLLAAGEKAGVGHHVALSVVGTERLAESGYFRAKIAQEKLIKDGGLPYSIVHATQFFEFVGGIAQSATEGNTVRLSDARIQPMAAEDVAAAVGRVAVGAPLNGTVEVAGPEQFGLDELIRTGLAFRGDPREVVADPQARYFGALLDKDMLLPGPGAQLSATRFADWLPLNPAPAK, encoded by the coding sequence ATGAAGATCGTCGTGATCGGCGGCAGCGGGCTGATCGGTTCGAAACTCGTCCGGAAACTGGGAGAACACGGCCACGAAGCCGTCCCCGCGTCACCTGACTCGGGCGTGAACACGCTGACCGGCGAAGGGCTGGCCGAGGTACTGGACGGTGCCCAGGTCGTCGTCGACGTTTCGAACTCGCCCTCGTTCGCCGACGACGCCGTGCTGGACTTCTTCCGCACCTCCACCGGGAACCTCCTCGCCGCCGGGGAGAAGGCCGGAGTGGGGCACCACGTGGCGTTGTCGGTGGTCGGCACCGAGCGGCTCGCCGAAAGCGGGTACTTCCGCGCGAAGATCGCGCAGGAGAAGCTCATCAAGGACGGGGGGCTGCCGTACTCGATCGTGCACGCCACGCAGTTCTTCGAGTTCGTGGGCGGTATCGCCCAGTCGGCGACCGAGGGGAACACCGTGCGCCTCTCGGACGCCCGCATCCAGCCCATGGCCGCCGAGGACGTGGCCGCCGCGGTCGGCCGGGTCGCCGTCGGCGCGCCGCTGAACGGCACCGTCGAGGTGGCCGGTCCCGAGCAGTTCGGTCTCGACGAGCTGATCCGCACCGGCCTGGCCTTCCGCGGTGACCCCCGTGAGGTCGTCGCCGACCCGCAAGCGCGCTACTTCGGTGCCCTGCTGGACAAGGACATGCTCCTGCCCGGTCCCGGCGCACAGCTGTCCGCCACCCGGTTCGCCGACTGGCTGCCCCTGAACCCGGCGCCGGCGAAGTGA
- a CDS encoding ferritin-like domain-containing protein, translating into MDTSGAHAIETIDDLRRHLQWAIELEHATIPPYLCALYSLDPARNAEATQVVGTVLAEEMIHLALAANLLNAVGGTPKLDTPELLPPYPHPLPHGDRSVHVHLAPFGPEALELFLRIEQPAAADAPPQTDEYRTIGQFYAAIEAGFRVLCDKLGEEQVFSGDPARQIGELHLRGGGGEVIPVHDLKSALAALAEVVEQGEGAARTDVWDGDRDVFHPEREEVAHYYRFQELRLGRRYRTGDTPQSGPTGEEIAVDLDGVLPMRPDPRTADHPEGSPIRVAQEEFNQTYSLLLYQLEEAFNGSPGGLQDAVGTMFGLRKQALALMKMPTGDGTTTAGPTFEYVPPELRN; encoded by the coding sequence ATGGACACCAGTGGCGCCCACGCCATCGAAACGATCGACGATCTCCGCCGCCACCTGCAATGGGCGATCGAGCTCGAGCACGCGACGATCCCCCCGTACCTGTGCGCGCTGTACTCGTTGGACCCGGCCCGCAACGCCGAAGCCACCCAAGTCGTCGGCACGGTCCTCGCCGAGGAGATGATCCACCTGGCGCTGGCGGCGAACCTGCTCAACGCCGTCGGCGGCACCCCCAAGCTCGACACGCCGGAGCTGCTGCCGCCGTACCCGCATCCGCTGCCGCACGGCGACCGGTCCGTGCACGTCCACCTTGCCCCGTTCGGGCCCGAAGCCCTCGAGCTGTTCCTGCGCATCGAGCAGCCCGCGGCGGCGGACGCGCCACCGCAGACCGACGAATACCGGACGATCGGGCAGTTCTACGCCGCCATCGAAGCCGGCTTCCGTGTTCTGTGCGACAAGCTGGGCGAAGAGCAGGTCTTCAGCGGCGATCCGGCCCGGCAGATCGGCGAGCTCCACCTCAGGGGCGGGGGTGGCGAGGTCATACCGGTCCACGACCTGAAGTCGGCACTGGCCGCGCTGGCGGAGGTCGTCGAACAGGGCGAGGGCGCCGCGCGCACGGACGTGTGGGACGGCGATCGCGACGTCTTCCACCCCGAGCGGGAAGAGGTCGCGCACTACTACCGGTTCCAGGAGCTCCGGCTCGGCCGCCGCTACCGGACCGGCGACACACCGCAGTCCGGGCCGACCGGCGAGGAGATCGCGGTCGACCTCGACGGCGTGCTGCCGATGCGACCTGACCCGCGGACCGCCGACCATCCGGAGGGGAGCCCGATCCGGGTCGCGCAGGAGGAGTTCAACCAGACCTACAGCCTGCTGCTCTATCAGCTGGAGGAGGCATTCAACGGCAGCCCGGGCGGGCTGCAGGACGCCGTCGGCACGATGTTCGGGCTGCGCAAGCAGGCGCTGGCGCTGATGAAGATGCCGACCGGCGACGGGACGACGACCGCGGGTCCGACTTTCGAATACGTGCCACCCGAGCTGCGGAACTGA
- a CDS encoding oxygenase MpaB family protein, which produces MPETLEPPRLSALEMLKYQGDPLADAVVAELVADERTTAVNEVLAHFRDNDQPIPEELPESVRRYLIETDAPPGWTDLERVAGAYEFFVDDGMHVASVLSFGAMVNCYAQPRPSRVLSLTHRLNQPHRRLSETSQFVLNLMGRDPFGSGGSFVPTIQKTRLIHAAVRYFITRCGAWDVEADGIPLCQQDMLGALLIFSVQVIDGMRRMGITVTDREAEDYYYVWRVTGAMLGIPAEAMPGTLREAQALNAELVEVSYGPSPEGIELTRNLLRLYENLVPGKAFDGVVAAMVRQVVTPEVADWLEVPRSRGWGRTVGAGVRAMRLLERSEDRSRVATAVLDKAGDLLLGGSVRTLTDGQPTALTIPTDLREKWLAAGVCPVQRT; this is translated from the coding sequence ATGCCGGAAACGCTCGAGCCGCCGAGGCTCTCTGCCCTGGAAATGCTGAAGTACCAAGGTGATCCGCTCGCGGATGCCGTCGTCGCCGAGTTGGTGGCCGACGAGCGGACGACTGCGGTGAACGAGGTGCTGGCGCATTTCCGGGACAACGACCAGCCCATTCCGGAAGAATTGCCGGAATCGGTGCGCCGGTATCTGATCGAGACCGACGCGCCGCCGGGTTGGACGGACCTCGAGCGGGTCGCGGGTGCGTACGAATTCTTCGTCGACGACGGTATGCACGTCGCTTCGGTGCTGTCGTTCGGGGCGATGGTGAACTGTTATGCCCAGCCACGTCCGTCTCGCGTCCTGTCGCTGACCCATCGGCTCAATCAGCCGCACCGCCGGCTGTCGGAGACCTCCCAGTTCGTGCTGAACCTCATGGGCCGCGATCCGTTCGGTTCCGGTGGCAGTTTCGTCCCCACGATCCAGAAGACCAGGCTGATCCACGCGGCCGTCCGGTATTTCATCACCCGGTGCGGTGCGTGGGATGTCGAGGCGGACGGAATCCCGCTGTGCCAGCAGGACATGTTGGGAGCACTGCTGATCTTCTCGGTGCAGGTCATCGACGGAATGCGCCGGATGGGCATCACGGTGACCGACCGGGAAGCCGAGGACTACTACTACGTCTGGCGGGTGACGGGCGCGATGCTCGGCATTCCCGCCGAAGCCATGCCTGGAACACTGCGGGAGGCTCAAGCACTGAACGCCGAACTCGTCGAGGTGAGCTACGGCCCCTCCCCGGAAGGCATCGAACTGACCCGCAACCTCTTGCGCCTCTACGAAAACTTGGTGCCCGGCAAAGCCTTCGACGGCGTGGTCGCCGCGATGGTCCGCCAGGTCGTCACCCCAGAAGTCGCCGACTGGCTCGAAGTGCCACGCTCACGCGGCTGGGGTCGCACCGTCGGCGCGGGCGTACGGGCCATGCGACTGCTCGAACGATCAGAGGACCGCAGCCGGGTGGCCACGGCGGTACTCGACAAGGCAGGCGATCTCTTGCTCGGTGGGAGCGTCCGCACGCTCACCGATGGACAACCCACCGCCTTGACCATCCCCACGGACCTCCGGGAGAAATGGCTCGCCGCAGGCGTTTGCCCCGTCCAGCGGACATGA